A segment of the Paraburkholderia fungorum genome:
AACTGATTCAGCACGATGGCGGCGATCAGACCTGCAGCGCCGATAAGGCCCAGCAATTGAAGCAAAGTCAGCGATTTTTTCGGTGCGGTGGCGATTTGTTGCGTGTTCACGGGCGTTCTTGGAAATGGAAAAAAACGAAATGGTACACGGGTGTGAGGGTCGCGCATCCCGATTGGCGCAAACCCGCGTGCATTCGTTGCCATTATCGCCGCTCGAGCGCGCCGGATTGCCTACCCTGCGGAGATGATCTAATTCTCCGCCGGGGGGATCGATCGTCGATGAACACGGCCTCGCTCGCGCGTTCGGACACCACCGCCACGATGGTCGCCACCGCGACCGGCTCCAGCGTCAGGCCAATGTGCCCGACTCCCGGCACGATCGTGACCGGCACCACCCGCCCCGCTTCCTCGAAGACTCCGGCAAACGCATCGGCGTAAAACGCTTCGTCGTTTGCGCCGACCAGCACTTCGAGCGGCCGGCGCGTCGCGCGAATATCGGCGCGGTAGTTGCTGTGCGGCCGGAAATTCTGCGCGAGGTTGTACGAGTATCGCGGCGTGAGTCGCGCGGCGGCCTCGGGGGCCAGCGCATACGCAATGACCGGCAGATGGTTGAAGAACCTGATGCGCATCGTGTTGAGGATCGTCAGCACAACCGTTCGCGCGATGCCCACGTTCACCCATCCGCCGACCGAAGGCGGTGTGGTTGGCGCGCTCTGGTGGATGAACGGTGCGAGCAGCACGTAGCGGTCGAACGCGAGTTGCCGTGCATCGCCCGCGAAGCGCAGTGCGAAGCCGCCGCCCGCTGAGAAGCCCACCAGCGTGCGCGGGCCTGCCGGCTGAACCGCGTCGAGGAAATCGCCGAGGTCGTCTTCGAGCTGGCCGATGTACGCGATCGTGCCTTTTTTGCCCGATTCGCCGTGACCGCGCATGTCAGGCACGTAGACGTCATAGCCGGAAGCCGCGAGCGCTTTCGCCAGCGTGTGCATGCTGACACCGCTCGCCGACGAGCCGTGAATCAGTACCGCGCTGCCGCGCGGCTTTGCCGGAGAACGCCCTGCATAGCGACGGTACGCAAGCGCCGTGTTATCGCGCGCGGTGAAGTGTCTGGTGGGGGGTAAATCGGAAGTATCGACGGATTTGAAAGGCTCGTTGATCGACGCGAGCGGTGGCGGCTGCTTCGGGCCGCCCTTCACGAGCGCGACGGCAAGCGCCACGATGACCAGACCCACAAGAAACGCGACAACAGGCACGACTGCAAGCAGTTCGGTACTCATCGAATGGGCCTCTCTCTCAGGCGTTAATTATTTTCGCGGATGTTCCGCTCGATGAGTCTGCGCGTGGCGCTTATTGTTTTCGGACTTCAGACCCGAAAACCACTGAGTGATCTCGGGTCGCCGCTTGGGCACGCCGCTCATCGTCGCCGATGATTGTACGGTCCTTCGCGGCTTCGACAAACCCAAATGTCAGGTTTTCGCCAACGGGTTGCCCTGGCGCGAATCCCAGAAACGGATCACCGACGTATCGCCGGTTCCTGCACCGACTACGAGGTCCGGCGCGCCGCCCTCGCGCAACAATGCACGCAGCTGGTTGATCACCGGAAACACCTCGTGATTCCAGTCCGCGCCCTGCGAATCGTGCGCGCGCTGTTCGGCTTCGACGATCTCGCGATCTTCCTTGAAGATCCGTTCCGTGAACCACACAAGCAACGGCCACGCGAGATTCAACACACCGGGAATGCCTGGCTTGCGGATCGACAGCAAGCCGAACGTACGGTTGGTACGCTGCTCGCGGTCGAGCGGCACGTAGACGATCCACAGGTCCATCACCAGTGTCTGCTCCGACGTGCGGATTTTCAGCGTCTGATACGGATACTCGGTGCGGATCGTCATCACGTCCTTGTCGTTGTCGCCGCCGGTTTTACGGCTTTGACCGAACACGATCGCTTCGCCAATCGGCTGCTGCCCGGCCATACGCGCAAACGTGTAATCGACTTCGACCCAGCCTTCGCCGTGCCGCCGACCCAGCGAGCGCGCGCGCATCTGCCCCATCTGCTTGCGGTGCAGGAACTGATGGTTCATGTCCATCAGGTTCTCGTGCATGAACGAGTAGTGGCAATTCACAGGACGGCCGAAGCGGCGCGTCTTGTACTTCTTGTCCGCGACCGAGCCGAGGTTCGGGAGCGGGCGCTGTTCGGCAAGCGCGGCATCGCCGGGGAATACGAAGATCAGGCCTTCGAGTTCCTGGCACGGGTAAGAGCGCACGCCGTTCGGCAGACGCTCGCGGCCCAGATACGGCACGTCGATACATTTGCCCGAGCAGTCGTAGGTCCAGCCGTGGTAGCCGCAACGAATCGACTCGCCATCGACGACACCCTGATGCAACGGCACCTGGCGATGCGCGCAGCGATCTTCGAGCGCGAACACCTTGCCGGACTCCGTACGCGCCAGCACGATCGGATCGCCCGCGAACGTGACACCGTGGGTCTTGCCCGCCTTGACTTCATGCGACCACGCGAGCGGATACCAGTAATCAGGATGAATGCCGACGCGGCGCAGATCGCGGACCGGCGCGTCGTTAGCGGCCACGTCTGGCGCATGGGCGTGGGCCGTGGCGTGAGCGGTGTTTTGCGGAGCGGTCTCGGCAGGCGACGCATCGACGGTTATATCGACCGTGTCTTGTTCGAGCGGTGGAACAGCATGCATACGTGAAGTCTCCGTGCACGGGCGGATAGAAGGTCGCCGCCCTGCAAATGGAGGGCGGCATCGTCGCCAGTCTACTAGAAGCCGCTGCCGCACGGGTCCGATGGCGGCATGGCAAGCCGGTCCGGCGAGGCTTGCTGGAGACTGTGCACGCGCCGTGCCTGTGGGTCGCGGAGACGTCCGCGAAATGCTTTAAAGTTGACTGAGGTCAAACCTGAGCATCACCTGAGTGGACTCACGTGATGCTCAGGCGTGATTCGAATAGTGCGGGGAATGCCGTCACGCGCTTTAAAAAACCGCCGCGCGCCGTTATTGCTCGTCGGGCGCGACCAGGCCGGAGCGCCGTTGCACGCCCCACACCCGGCCGCCGCGCAGGAACTGCAACCAGCCGAGTGCCGCGCCGACATGGCGTACCAACTGGAAAGTGAAAGGCTCGGCCACGGCCGCGAGCATCGCCATGCCCAGGCTGTTGCCGCTGCGCTCGCCCGTCCAGCGTCGATACAGATGGATGCTCCACAGGTAAAACGCGAGGTCGATCGCCGTTTTCAGGCCGATGACGCTGAAGATCGACACCACGATCGCGCCGTGTCCGCCGAACAGAAAGCCGAGCAGCAGCACGAACGCGGTCAGGCCGTAGATGGGCTGCATGGTGTCGACCGCCTTGACCGGCAGCATCAGCATGCCGAGCGTGCCGTAGCGCGGGTTGCCGGTCATGTCGCGATTCCAGTATTGCGTTTGCAGGAAACCCGCGAACCAGCGGCGGCGTTGCCGCAGGAAGCTGCCGAGGTTATCCGGCGCGTCGGTGTGTGCATGCGCTTCGCCGACCACGCGCACGTCCCAGCCCAAACCGTGGTCGACGGAATAGCGGCGCAAGCGGTGAATCAGTTCGTAATCTTCGACCAGGCATTGCGGATCGAAGCCGCCCACGTCGACTAGCGCATCGCGCCGGAACGACGCAAACGCGCCCGAGATCAGCAGCAGACTATCGGCGCGCATCCACGCAAAACGGGCGATGAAATTGCGCATGTATTCGTAAGTCTGGAACCACTGGAACACGCGCCCCGACACCGTTTTACCGCAGACCGGCACCAGAATGCCCGCCGCGGCCACCAGCTTCGGCTCGCTCGCGAAAGCCGCGCGCATCGCATAGGTGGCGTCGTCGTCGAGCAGCGTGTCGGCGTCGACGGTCATCACGGTTTCCGTGGTCATCAGCGTGATCGCCGCGTTCAGTGCGCGGGCCTTGCCGCCATGCGGCACGCGCAGCCAGAACAGGTTCGGATACAGCGAGCTGGCCGCGCTCAGCACGCCGTCGGCGGCGGGCGTGAGGCCGAAGCGTGCGGTGAGAAGTTCGCGGGTGGCATCGGTGGAGCCGTCGTCGGCAATCACGATCTGCGCGGGGCCGTACGTTTGCCGCAGCAACGCCGCGAGCGTGACCGGCAACACGGCCGCTTCGTTATGCGACGCGACGATCACGCCCATTTCCGGCAAGCGGCGCTGATCGGTATCGGCATCGAGCGGCGGCGTGCGGCGCATCAACGGCAGCGATTTCCACGTGACGAACGCAAGCAGCAGCGTGTCGTACACCACGTACGCAATCCCGGTCGACCATGCCAGAGCGCCCTGCAGAAAAAACGCGCGTGCGAACAGCAGCAGCCACAACGCGACGACGCTGAAGTGAATCAGCGTGCTCGACAGTGTCGTGCGACGCGGCAGGATGCGCGGCGATGCGAGAGCGAGCGCCTGTTCAAGGGTTTTCTTCAAAGTGGCTGCCGGTTTCGTTGATAGTGCAACGGGAGAACTGACTGAAAAAGGAACACGCCGCTCACGGCACCATGCGCTTCAGAACCGACTTGCGGTCGATCCACTGATGCTTCAGCGCGCCGCCGATATGCATGGCCAGCAATGCATAGAGCGCGTAACCGAGCCACGTATGCAACGCACCGAAGCGGTCGTGCAGGCTCTCCTTCAGCGTCGGATCGAGGTTCATCACATAGCCGATACGCGGCCACGGAAACAGATTGAACAGACGCATAGGGTGCGTAGCCGCATCTTTCCACGCGGAATCGTGCAGCCAGCCTGAAAGCGGCAGCGCAATCATCAGCAGATACAGCAGAAAGTGCGCGACATGCGCGGCAATTTTTTCCCACGATGGAAACTCGCGCGGCAACGGCGGCGGCTTGTGCGACACGCGCCACAAGATGCGCAGCAGCGCGAGACCGAGCACCGTGATGCCGATCGACTTGTGCGTATCCACCACCGGCCGCACCCAGTCGTCGGGCAACGAATCGGCGCTCAGGCCGAGTACGACGTTGCCGATCATCAGCAGCGCGATCAGCCAGTGCAGCGTCATGGCCGTGCGGGTATAGCGCGTCGGCACGGGTGCGCCGGTTGAATCGGCCAGAGAGTCGGCGTGAGAGTTCATGATGGTTTCGTCCGCGAATTCAATGCTGCGAAAGCTGTTTGAAAATACGGCTCCTGAGGAGCAGGTCCGGATGCACCGCCGGTATCAGGCTAACGCCCAAGTTTGCCGTTTTATTCCGCTACGCGCTTAAATGTATGTTTCAGTTTATTTCGATTGCGCGTTTGAAGGCTTGTGCGGTGTATGTGGCGCGGTGGATTGTTGCGCATCCAACCGCAGGAAGCAGCAGGAAATAGACCGCTATTGTCGTTGCTTTGGCGCGGCTATGTTCGGGACGGCGCGAGAAACGCGCAATCGAAACCTCATTGAAAGACAGCCGCTCGCGGCTGTCTTCCGGCAATGCTCTTTATCGGGTCACCGCTTCACAAACCGGTAATGCCCGACGCCCCACTCGTTGCCGTTCGCGTAACCGAACAGTTCGGCGACCGCCATATAGAACATGCGCCAGCGTTGCAACCACACGGCGGCATCGCGCGCGCCGTAGGTGTCGGCGAGCATCGGCATGACCCGATCACGCGCGGCGTCGAGCGCGGCAAGCCAGTGATTCGCGGTCCGCTCGTAATGCGTGCCGCTCACCCACCACTGCCGCTCCATGCGCATATCGTCCTGAAAGTTCAGCAGCAACGCTTCGGACGGCATCGTGCCGCCGGTGAAAAAATACTTCGACATCCAGTCGCTGCCGTCCTGCACTTCGAAGTGATACGCGAGCGTGCGATGCACGAAGATATGCACGAACAGCTTTGCGTCATCGCGCATCCAGCGTGAAATTTTCGCAAGCAGCAGGCCGTAGTTCTTCATATGCTCGAACATTTCAATCGACACCACGCGATCGAAGCCGCCTTGAAGCTGCGCGTCGTCGAATTCGAAATCGACGATATTGCCGGTCACTACCGTCAGATTGTGCAGACCTGACTCCGCCGCGCGCGCTTCGATAAACGCGCGCTGCCCATGCGAATTCGACAACGCGACAATGCGCGAGCGCGGATAGCGCGCCGCCAGCCACAACGACAGCGATCCCCAACCGCAACCGAGATCGAGAACGCACTGACCGTCGGTCAGTTCCGCGCGCTCGGCATAGCGTTCGAGCATCGCCGTTTCGGCTTGCGCAAGCGTCTCGTTACCGGTCGGATAAAGACAGCACGAGTACTTCAGATGCGGTCCGAGATGCGCATGAAAAAACGCAGCGGGCACCTCGTAGTGCTGCGTATTGGCGGCTTGCGTTTCGATTGCAATGGGACTCGCGCGCAGATCGTCCAGAAGACGGTTGAGCCGCTGCGCGCGCAACTCGCCGTTGTCGATCGCTTCGTCGCGTAGGCGCTGCCGCATCAACTGCCGCATACCGAAGCGGATCACGCCATCCGGCAGCCAGCCGCGTTCGCAACTGTGGATCAGCCAGCCGTCGCGGGTTTTGTCGGGCGATGGCGGCGGCATCGTGCGATCGGTCGTGGAAAGGCTCATGTGGCTGACTCCCGTTGTCGTTGTTGTCGGTTTATTCGTGAACGCGCTCGCGTTTCAATGCCGCGGTGGCCATGGAATCAGCGCGCTGGTGGTGCGCATGTAATCGGCGTAACCCGGACGCCGTTTCGCCATGCTTTCTTCGAGCAGCGGAATACCAGATAGCTTCAGCAGCAAAAACGCCATCAGCAGTGGCGGCAGCAGCGTGAACCATCCCCACGGCGTGCCGACCGACAGCGCGATATACGCGAGCCAATGCACGCACTCGAAGAAATAATTCGGATGCCGCGAGTAGCGCCACAAGCCAGCGCGGCACACCGTTTCGCGATTGGCGGGATCGGACTTGAAGCGCCGCAGTTGCCGGTCGGCGATCGCTTCGCCCGCCACCGACGCGGTCCACAGCGCAACCGCCAGCACCATCCAGCTGCCGGACACCGGCGTCGTGCGGTACGACGGCACGAGGAACGCAATCGACAGCAGCATCGATATCACGACCTGCAACTGGAAGAACCAGAACATCTTGCTGGCCGCCTGAGCGCCCCATTGTTCGCGAAAGCGGTGATAACGCGCGTCTTCCGGTTTGCCGAAGTTGCGCTTCCACAGATGCGTGCCGAGCCGCATCCCCCATACGAGGCCGCCGATCGCGGTCAGCGCGCGGCTCGATGGATCGCCTGTGCCGAGCACCGCATAGAGCACC
Coding sequences within it:
- a CDS encoding DUF1295 domain-containing protein, translating into MSPLAAVVIALVALVVIFSATWAWQLKTENAGMVDPIWAYSLGLVAVLYAVLGTGDPSSRALTAIGGLVWGMRLGTHLWKRNFGKPEDARYHRFREQWGAQAASKMFWFFQLQVVISMLLSIAFLVPSYRTTPVSGSWMVLAVALWTASVAGEAIADRQLRRFKSDPANRETVCRAGLWRYSRHPNYFFECVHWLAYIALSVGTPWGWFTLLPPLLMAFLLLKLSGIPLLEESMAKRRPGYADYMRTTSALIPWPPRH
- a CDS encoding alpha/beta hydrolase, giving the protein MSTELLAVVPVVAFLVGLVIVALAVALVKGGPKQPPPLASINEPFKSVDTSDLPPTRHFTARDNTALAYRRYAGRSPAKPRGSAVLIHGSSASGVSMHTLAKALAASGYDVYVPDMRGHGESGKKGTIAYIGQLEDDLGDFLDAVQPAGPRTLVGFSAGGGFALRFAGDARQLAFDRYVLLAPFIHQSAPTTPPSVGGWVNVGIARTVVLTILNTMRIRFFNHLPVIAYALAPEAAARLTPRYSYNLAQNFRPHSNYRADIRATRRPLEVLVGANDEAFYADAFAGVFEEAGRVVPVTIVPGVGHIGLTLEPVAVATIVAVVSERASEAVFIDDRSPRRRIRSSPQGRQSGALERR
- a CDS encoding aromatic ring-hydroxylating oxygenase subunit alpha, which encodes MHAVPPLEQDTVDITVDASPAETAPQNTAHATAHAHAPDVAANDAPVRDLRRVGIHPDYWYPLAWSHEVKAGKTHGVTFAGDPIVLARTESGKVFALEDRCAHRQVPLHQGVVDGESIRCGYHGWTYDCSGKCIDVPYLGRERLPNGVRSYPCQELEGLIFVFPGDAALAEQRPLPNLGSVADKKYKTRRFGRPVNCHYSFMHENLMDMNHQFLHRKQMGQMRARSLGRRHGEGWVEVDYTFARMAGQQPIGEAIVFGQSRKTGGDNDKDVMTIRTEYPYQTLKIRTSEQTLVMDLWIVYVPLDREQRTNRTFGLLSIRKPGIPGVLNLAWPLLVWFTERIFKEDREIVEAEQRAHDSQGADWNHEVFPVINQLRALLREGGAPDLVVGAGTGDTSVIRFWDSRQGNPLAKT
- a CDS encoding glycosyltransferase family 2 protein, which codes for MKKTLEQALALASPRILPRRTTLSSTLIHFSVVALWLLLFARAFFLQGALAWSTGIAYVVYDTLLLAFVTWKSLPLMRRTPPLDADTDQRRLPEMGVIVASHNEAAVLPVTLAALLRQTYGPAQIVIADDGSTDATRELLTARFGLTPAADGVLSAASSLYPNLFWLRVPHGGKARALNAAITLMTTETVMTVDADTLLDDDATYAMRAAFASEPKLVAAAGILVPVCGKTVSGRVFQWFQTYEYMRNFIARFAWMRADSLLLISGAFASFRRDALVDVGGFDPQCLVEDYELIHRLRRYSVDHGLGWDVRVVGEAHAHTDAPDNLGSFLRQRRRWFAGFLQTQYWNRDMTGNPRYGTLGMLMLPVKAVDTMQPIYGLTAFVLLLGFLFGGHGAIVVSIFSVIGLKTAIDLAFYLWSIHLYRRWTGERSGNSLGMAMLAAVAEPFTFQLVRHVGAALGWLQFLRGGRVWGVQRRSGLVAPDEQ
- a CDS encoding cytochrome b — translated: MNSHADSLADSTGAPVPTRYTRTAMTLHWLIALLMIGNVVLGLSADSLPDDWVRPVVDTHKSIGITVLGLALLRILWRVSHKPPPLPREFPSWEKIAAHVAHFLLYLLMIALPLSGWLHDSAWKDAATHPMRLFNLFPWPRIGYVMNLDPTLKESLHDRFGALHTWLGYALYALLAMHIGGALKHQWIDRKSVLKRMVP
- a CDS encoding SAM-dependent methyltransferase, whose translation is MSLSTTDRTMPPPSPDKTRDGWLIHSCERGWLPDGVIRFGMRQLMRQRLRDEAIDNGELRAQRLNRLLDDLRASPIAIETQAANTQHYEVPAAFFHAHLGPHLKYSCCLYPTGNETLAQAETAMLERYAERAELTDGQCVLDLGCGWGSLSLWLAARYPRSRIVALSNSHGQRAFIEARAAESGLHNLTVVTGNIVDFEFDDAQLQGGFDRVVSIEMFEHMKNYGLLLAKISRWMRDDAKLFVHIFVHRTLAYHFEVQDGSDWMSKYFFTGGTMPSEALLLNFQDDMRMERQWWVSGTHYERTANHWLAALDAARDRVMPMLADTYGARDAAVWLQRWRMFYMAVAELFGYANGNEWGVGHYRFVKR